One Aneurinibacillus migulanus genomic region harbors:
- a CDS encoding GIY-YIG nuclease family protein codes for MDRKKELKQLYKETKTQAGVYQIKNNKNQKIYIESSMNLKTINGKEFQLKMNSHTNKLLQKEWNEFGEEAFVFEVLETLKVKEDGYFDAKYELEKLEEKWLNKLQPFGERGYNREKSR; via the coding sequence ATGGACCGAAAAAAAGAACTAAAACAGCTATATAAAGAAACAAAAACGCAAGCAGGGGTTTATCAAATCAAAAATAATAAAAACCAAAAGATTTATATAGAGAGCAGCATGAACCTGAAGACGATAAACGGAAAAGAATTCCAATTGAAAATGAATTCGCATACAAACAAATTGCTGCAGAAGGAGTGGAATGAATTTGGAGAAGAAGCTTTTGTTTTTGAAGTATTGGAAACATTAAAAGTGAAAGAAGACGGGTATTTCGATGCAAAATATGAACTGGAAAAGCTTGAAGAAAAATGGCTAAATAAGCTTCAGCCATTTGGAGAACGCGGGTATAATCGAGAGAAATCACGCTAA
- a CDS encoding SDR family NAD(P)-dependent oxidoreductase: MKLSNKVAIVTGGASGIGEATVRLFAAEKAKVVIADFSDRGKALSEKLNSEGHETLFVKTDVTKEHDVKSMIEQTVNAFGKLDIMFANAGIANDGPAHELSVDAWQRTIDINLSGVFLSDKYAIEQMLKQGTGGAIVNCGSIHSHVGKARVTAYASAKGGVKLLTQTLGIDYAKEGIRVNAVCPGYIDTPLIAGRDEAITQHLVSLHPMGRLGKPEEVAKAVLFLASDDASFITGTTLLVDGGYTAQ; the protein is encoded by the coding sequence ATGAAACTTTCTAATAAAGTAGCAATTGTAACAGGCGGGGCAAGTGGAATCGGTGAAGCTACTGTTCGCTTATTTGCAGCAGAAAAGGCCAAAGTGGTTATTGCCGATTTCTCAGATCGCGGAAAAGCTCTGTCAGAAAAGCTAAATTCCGAGGGACATGAGACATTATTCGTGAAGACTGACGTGACAAAAGAGCATGATGTGAAAAGCATGATCGAACAAACAGTCAACGCCTTCGGCAAGCTCGATATTATGTTTGCGAATGCTGGAATTGCCAACGATGGTCCTGCACATGAATTGAGCGTTGACGCATGGCAAAGAACAATCGATATAAATTTATCGGGCGTCTTTCTTTCCGATAAATATGCAATTGAGCAAATGCTAAAACAAGGTACAGGAGGAGCCATTGTAAACTGCGGGTCTATCCACAGTCATGTTGGCAAAGCAAGAGTAACTGCTTACGCTTCTGCCAAAGGAGGAGTAAAACTCTTAACTCAGACATTAGGAATTGATTATGCAAAAGAAGGTATCCGGGTAAACGCTGTTTGCCCGGGATATATCGATACTCCCTTGATTGCTGGCCGCGATGAAGCGATTACCCAGCATCTTGTTAGTCTTCACCCAATGGGCCGTCTGGGAAAACCGGAAGAAGTCGCGAAGGCCGTTTTATTCCTTGCCAGCGACGATGCATCCTTTATTACTGGCACGACCCTTCTTGTTGACGGAGGATATACAGCCCAGTAA
- a CDS encoding MFS transporter codes for MDFRVYILAITSFVVGMVELIVGGIMDVISKDLQVTVSMTGQLITVFSVVFALSAPILLTITSKVERKKLYILTLFVFFIGNVISSVSPNYSTLLFARILSAASCSLIVVLSLTIATSIVKSNYKARAIGMIYMGISGSLVFGVPLGTMLGNMYGWRSPFILISILTLISMLIAYFFLSEIPPKRTVPLRQQLLSLKGSKLISAQLISVFMLTGHVTFYAYLTPFLKTQLGLGPTWISMVYFIFGIAAVMGGGIGGLVSDKWGSTRSILIITALFSVVMFLLPVVTFSFYLFLVVLFLWSMLSWTITPAQQNYLIQIAPESADIQQSFNNSALHLGIALGSALGGMVVENYSILYNAWVGSLCVLLAFLCAVFSLTRPMIAGVKGS; via the coding sequence ATGGACTTCAGAGTATACATCTTAGCGATTACTTCTTTTGTTGTTGGTATGGTGGAATTAATTGTTGGAGGCATAATGGATGTTATTTCAAAAGATTTGCAAGTTACGGTAAGCATGACAGGCCAGTTGATTACTGTTTTCTCGGTCGTGTTTGCTCTTTCTGCACCGATATTATTAACGATAACTTCCAAAGTAGAACGGAAAAAGCTATATATACTTACTTTATTTGTTTTCTTTATTGGAAATGTTATCTCATCGGTTAGCCCGAACTATTCAACTTTGCTGTTTGCAAGAATTTTATCTGCCGCAAGTTGCTCATTAATAGTGGTATTGTCCCTTACTATTGCCACTAGCATTGTTAAAAGTAATTATAAGGCGCGAGCGATAGGCATGATTTATATGGGAATTAGCGGTTCTTTAGTATTTGGGGTACCACTTGGAACGATGCTGGGGAATATGTACGGTTGGCGTTCGCCGTTTATTCTTATCTCCATTCTCACCCTTATTTCGATGCTCATTGCGTACTTTTTTCTGTCTGAAATTCCACCGAAGCGTACGGTTCCCCTGCGTCAACAATTACTCTCGCTAAAAGGATCAAAGCTTATTAGTGCACAATTAATCAGCGTATTCATGTTAACAGGTCATGTAACTTTTTACGCTTACCTAACGCCGTTTTTAAAAACGCAATTAGGTTTGGGTCCTACATGGATTAGCATGGTTTACTTTATTTTTGGCATAGCTGCCGTTATGGGAGGCGGGATTGGAGGACTCGTTTCTGATAAATGGGGTTCCACAAGAAGCATTCTCATTATTACTGCGCTATTTTCTGTAGTAATGTTTCTTTTACCTGTCGTAACCTTTTCGTTTTATCTATTCCTTGTTGTGCTATTTCTCTGGAGTATGCTAAGCTGGACGATAACACCAGCTCAGCAAAATTATCTTATCCAAATCGCTCCTGAATCCGCTGATATACAGCAAAGCTTTAATAATTCCGCTTTGCACTTAGGAATCGCGTTAGGTTCGGCTCTTGGAGGAATGGTAGTCGAAAATTACTCCATCTTGTATAATGCCTGGGTAGGGAGCTTATGCGTACTTTTGGCTTTTTTATGTGCCGTTTTTTCTCTTACAAGACCAATGATAGCTGGCGTGAAAGGTTCATAA
- a CDS encoding TrmB family transcriptional regulator, with protein sequence MLQKFGFSQYESKVYETLLSSDEPLDATRIVKYSGVPKAKIYEVLSKMIDKGMLLNSVSGKQKMYTALPLSLAIEKLSAEFQADIEQLKINTAKKTFTDDRVWSVKVDTTIKAQIKQLIEEAEQSIRISVWNDDFVEYAPLLEEKEKQGVAVEAHVVGEIKANISNLDFFIPALEHNVLERFQLLVVDEREIMFVGTENGSWQAIKTMSKPFIKVFTEFFYHDIALTKITGKYHDLLMKDQEIKDILMRLRY encoded by the coding sequence ATGTTACAGAAGTTTGGTTTTTCACAATATGAGAGTAAAGTATATGAAACCCTGTTATCCAGTGATGAACCGCTAGATGCAACCAGGATTGTAAAATACTCCGGTGTACCAAAAGCTAAAATATATGAAGTGTTATCAAAAATGATTGATAAAGGTATGCTTTTGAATTCGGTGTCTGGGAAGCAAAAAATGTACACTGCACTGCCGCTATCTCTTGCCATCGAAAAATTGAGCGCAGAATTTCAGGCTGATATTGAGCAGCTAAAAATAAATACAGCAAAGAAAACTTTTACCGATGACCGTGTGTGGAGTGTAAAAGTAGATACAACGATTAAAGCGCAAATTAAACAATTGATTGAGGAAGCAGAGCAATCTATACGTATTTCTGTATGGAATGACGACTTTGTGGAATATGCACCTTTATTAGAAGAGAAAGAAAAGCAAGGAGTCGCTGTAGAAGCGCACGTTGTAGGGGAAATAAAGGCAAACATATCAAACTTGGATTTTTTTATTCCTGCATTGGAGCATAACGTCCTGGAGAGATTTCAGCTACTTGTGGTCGACGAACGGGAAATCATGTTTGTGGGTACAGAGAATGGCTCATGGCAAGCAATAAAAACGATGTCCAAGCCTTTTATTAAAGTTTTTACCGAGTTTTTCTACCATGATATTGCATTAACTAAAATTACAGGGAAGTACCATGATTTATTAATGAAGGATCAGGAAATAAAAGATATTCTTATGCGACTGCGATATTAA
- a CDS encoding futalosine hydrolase, with product MDSTLDSDIPVVSDFRQQEPGKRVLVMTAVSAERDAVLRGLRGADRFDVLVAGVGPIATAASTAKALALAADKYGLVVSAGIGGGFIGRADLGSLVVADEIVAADLGAETPEGFLSLDKMGFGYTRIPVDVSIVSQVVEALRAAELAVTTGPVLTVSTVTGTSDTALELATRVPGAAAEAMEGFGVATAAHEHGVPILEIRAISNVVGPRDRAAWRIEEALNALESASSVLREVLL from the coding sequence ATGGATTCTACTCTAGACTCGGATATACCTGTTGTTTCGGACTTTAGGCAGCAGGAACCGGGAAAGCGCGTGCTCGTGATGACTGCTGTGTCGGCCGAGAGGGATGCGGTGCTGCGAGGACTGCGTGGTGCTGACAGATTTGACGTCTTAGTGGCAGGCGTGGGTCCGATAGCGACCGCAGCCAGCACAGCGAAGGCGTTAGCGCTGGCTGCTGATAAGTATGGCCTGGTCGTAAGTGCTGGTATCGGTGGCGGATTTATTGGCAGAGCTGATCTGGGCTCTTTAGTGGTGGCAGATGAAATTGTCGCCGCTGATCTGGGGGCAGAGACTCCGGAAGGGTTCCTTAGCTTAGATAAGATGGGCTTTGGCTATACCCGTATCCCGGTAGACGTTAGCATAGTGAGTCAGGTGGTTGAAGCGCTGAGAGCTGCTGAATTGGCAGTCACTACTGGCCCTGTGCTTACTGTATCGACAGTGACGGGTACGTCTGATACTGCATTGGAATTGGCTACACGGGTGCCGGGGGCGGCTGCCGAAGCGATGGAGGGCTTTGGGGTGGCTACTGCAGCACATGAGCATGGTGTGCCAATCTTGGAAATCCGCGCCATCTCAAACGTGGTCGGCCCGCGTGACCGGGCCGCATGGCGTATTGAAGAGGCATTAAATGCGCTAGAGTCAGCTAGTTCAGTATTACGGGAGGTATTACTATGA
- a CDS encoding 1,4-dihydroxy-6-naphthoate synthase, protein MKIAFSPCPNDTFVFHAWVHGLLPGAPKLDVTYADIDITNNLAANGGGPEVLKISYAALPWVLSEYALLPCGGALGRGCGPLVLTKNGAAGTSDPAVLSGRRVAVPSERSTAYLLFRLWAAQQVPGGVGEIVVMPFHEIMPAVRDGKIDAGLVIHEARFTYPSYGLNLLTDLGSWWETDTGLPIPLGAIIAHRSLDLAAIAGWARASVEYAWAHPEASQEYVLHHAQELAPEVAQAHIDLYVNKFTANLGEDGYAAVTALLSRAAEEGLVPEIDLSTLR, encoded by the coding sequence ATGAAAATTGCGTTTTCCCCTTGTCCCAATGACACTTTTGTTTTCCATGCCTGGGTACACGGACTGTTACCTGGTGCGCCAAAGCTTGATGTTACATATGCAGACATCGATATTACCAACAATCTGGCGGCTAACGGTGGTGGACCGGAAGTACTTAAGATTTCTTATGCTGCTCTACCTTGGGTACTGTCTGAGTACGCGCTATTGCCATGCGGAGGAGCATTAGGCAGGGGCTGTGGGCCATTGGTGCTAACGAAAAACGGTGCAGCCGGCACCAGTGATCCAGCAGTGTTGTCCGGACGGCGTGTAGCGGTGCCTAGTGAGCGTTCAACTGCCTATCTCTTATTCCGACTGTGGGCTGCCCAACAAGTTCCGGGAGGTGTAGGTGAAATTGTGGTTATGCCTTTCCATGAAATTATGCCAGCGGTCCGCGATGGTAAGATCGATGCCGGATTGGTCATCCACGAGGCACGCTTTACATACCCGTCATACGGGCTAAATCTTCTGACTGATTTAGGCAGCTGGTGGGAGACGGATACCGGTCTGCCGATTCCGTTAGGGGCAATTATTGCCCATCGCTCACTAGATTTAGCTGCGATCGCTGGCTGGGCACGCGCGTCGGTCGAATATGCATGGGCACATCCGGAAGCTTCGCAGGAGTACGTGCTACACCATGCTCAGGAGTTAGCTCCTGAAGTGGCACAGGCACATATCGACCTGTACGTCAACAAGTTTACTGCGAATTTGGGTGAAGATGGGTATGCGGCGGTGACCGCGTTGCTTAGCCGAGCCGCGGAAGAAGGGCTAGTACCAGAAATAGACCTGTCGACGTTAAGGTGA
- a CDS encoding NAD-dependent epimerase/dehydratase family protein, producing MAAIPGVRTSWGKSFKEYTDNNILATQLLLEAAQNSAVKKIVYASSSFVYGGMIGPADERQTPHPISPYEVTKLSAEHLCQLYAHNFQVPVISLRYFTVFGPCQRPDMAFHQFIYCILQERPIVIFGDGEQSRDFTFIDDVVVANFSAMQSKHDGNAKADNHFKI from the coding sequence TTGGCGGCTATTCCAGGTGTACGGACAAGCTGGGGAAAAAGCTTTAAAGAGTATACGGACAATAACATTCTAGCGACGCAGCTATTATTAGAAGCAGCTCAGAATTCTGCGGTTAAAAAAATAGTGTATGCTTCTTCTTCCTTTGTGTATGGAGGGATGATAGGACCGGCAGACGAGCGGCAAACTCCGCATCCGATCTCTCCTTATGAGGTAACTAAATTATCAGCCGAACACTTATGTCAATTATACGCACACAATTTTCAAGTTCCTGTTATTTCCCTTCGCTATTTTACTGTATTCGGACCGTGTCAACGTCCGGATATGGCTTTTCATCAATTTATTTATTGTATTTTGCAAGAGCGTCCCATTGTAATTTTCGGTGATGGTGAGCAGTCTCGGGACTTTACGTTTATCGATGATGTTGTGGTCGCTAATTTTTCCGCTATGCAATCTAAACATGATGGAAATGCCAAAGCCGATAATCACTTCAAGATATAG
- a CDS encoding IS1182 family transposase: MYTHYTTRQLVLPMDIEILIPDHHLCRIVDAAVEKIDPRLFIPLHPGGGRPPYPPKMMLKMILYAYTNRIYSSRQIAKQLGENIYFMWLSENQKPDFRTINRFRSERMKDVIYETFFSLVDLLRQEGLVKLEDYFLDGTKIEANANKYTFVWRKSTEKYDQKLDEKFQQIVTSIEEVTREDEQAEKETDFQGKWEETPITSEKIEETIKKVEKRLEQHPKNRTLKKAKRQLEKDLLPRKQKYEEQKATFGERNSFSKTDPDATFMRMKDDPMKNGQLKPGYNVQMGTEGQFITGFSLHQRAGDPGCLIPHFEVLEQYNRPKPKALIGDSGYGSEENYVYCEKKEIEAYVKYSTFDKEQTKTWKNQVGRLENMTYDEEQDKWMCANNKRLTFRYEKKQKSDNGYESIKRVYLCADCHGCPFQASCAKGKETKRITVSMENQKQRKDVRERLATEEGERKYSQRKIDVEPVFGQIKHNRQFHRFSLRGLSKNTVEWGLICAAHNLIKWTLKLNQQSKEPQIRR; encoded by the coding sequence ATGTACACTCATTATACCACTCGCCAGTTAGTTCTTCCAATGGATATTGAGATCCTAATCCCCGATCATCACCTGTGCCGAATTGTGGATGCAGCGGTTGAAAAAATAGACCCTCGCTTGTTTATTCCTCTCCACCCAGGCGGAGGGCGCCCTCCTTATCCTCCAAAAATGATGCTAAAAATGATTCTGTATGCGTATACCAATCGCATATATTCCTCTCGGCAGATCGCCAAACAGCTGGGTGAGAATATTTACTTCATGTGGCTTTCCGAAAATCAAAAACCGGATTTTCGTACCATCAACCGTTTCCGTTCCGAACGCATGAAGGATGTGATTTATGAAACGTTCTTCTCCCTCGTCGATCTGCTTCGTCAGGAAGGGCTGGTGAAGCTGGAAGATTACTTTTTGGACGGGACAAAAATCGAAGCCAATGCCAACAAATATACGTTTGTTTGGCGGAAGTCCACTGAAAAATATGATCAAAAGCTGGACGAGAAATTCCAGCAGATTGTTACATCCATTGAAGAAGTGACACGGGAAGATGAACAGGCAGAAAAGGAAACAGATTTTCAGGGAAAGTGGGAAGAAACACCGATTACATCCGAGAAAATCGAGGAAACGATAAAAAAGGTAGAAAAACGACTCGAACAGCATCCGAAAAATCGAACCCTAAAGAAAGCAAAGCGTCAACTGGAAAAAGATCTTCTACCCCGGAAACAAAAGTACGAAGAACAAAAGGCCACCTTCGGGGAACGCAACAGCTTTTCGAAGACGGATCCTGATGCGACGTTTATGCGGATGAAAGATGATCCTATGAAAAACGGCCAGTTGAAACCTGGTTACAATGTACAAATGGGAACAGAAGGTCAATTTATCACCGGATTCAGTCTTCACCAACGGGCGGGAGATCCTGGCTGCCTGATTCCTCATTTTGAAGTTCTTGAGCAATACAATCGCCCTAAACCAAAGGCGTTGATTGGCGATTCCGGATATGGGAGCGAGGAGAATTACGTCTATTGCGAAAAGAAAGAAATCGAGGCGTACGTCAAATACAGTACCTTCGATAAGGAACAAACGAAAACATGGAAGAATCAAGTGGGTCGTCTGGAGAACATGACGTACGACGAAGAACAGGATAAGTGGATGTGTGCGAACAATAAACGACTGACCTTTCGTTATGAAAAGAAACAGAAGTCGGACAATGGATATGAATCGATCAAGCGAGTGTACCTTTGTGCGGACTGTCATGGCTGTCCATTTCAAGCGTCTTGCGCAAAAGGAAAAGAAACCAAAAGGATCACTGTTTCGATGGAAAATCAAAAACAGCGCAAAGACGTACGGGAACGGCTGGCAACCGAAGAAGGAGAACGAAAATACAGCCAGCGAAAAATCGATGTGGAACCTGTGTTTGGTCAAATCAAACATAATCGCCAGTTTCATCGATTTTCATTAAGAGGCCTATCCAAAAATACGGTGGAATGGGGTCTTATTTGTGCTGCCCATAACCTCATAAAATGGACCCTAAAATTAAATCAACAATCAAAAGAACCACAAATACGGAGATAA
- a CDS encoding MetQ/NlpA family ABC transporter substrate-binding protein — protein sequence MIFFRYKNQVFSFVLSVIFLVSPLTGCSSPSNANNEKKEIVFGFTPGPYSDQVSKGIKPFLEQKGYKVKVMEFSSSNESTAALSRGEIDLNVHQSTAYMKSISKENNYDLAVLTHVPSAPQGLYSYKHTSEADVKDGMRVAIPNDPVNSERALRIIEKLGWIKVKDTANLLTISEKDIVQGSHKLTFVPLESAQIPRAMDDLDFGILNGNFVISSGHKLSEAFVLEETPMEHRVVAVVRSQDKDSEWAKAVYEAYRSKEFKEIIKTDPNFEGYILPDYMK from the coding sequence ATGATTTTTTTTCGCTATAAAAACCAAGTTTTTTCATTTGTTTTATCGGTTATTTTTCTTGTTTCCCCATTAACAGGATGCTCAAGCCCCTCAAATGCAAACAATGAGAAAAAAGAAATTGTGTTCGGTTTTACTCCGGGACCATATAGCGATCAAGTGTCAAAAGGAATTAAGCCCTTTTTAGAACAGAAAGGCTATAAAGTGAAAGTTATGGAATTTAGTTCAAGCAATGAGTCTACTGCTGCATTATCGAGAGGAGAAATCGACTTAAACGTACACCAAAGCACCGCATACATGAAAAGCATCTCAAAAGAAAATAATTATGATCTAGCCGTGCTTACTCATGTTCCTTCCGCTCCTCAGGGCTTATATTCTTATAAACATACATCGGAAGCTGACGTAAAAGATGGAATGAGGGTAGCTATTCCAAACGATCCGGTGAATTCAGAAAGAGCATTGAGAATTATTGAAAAACTGGGCTGGATTAAGGTAAAAGATACTGCTAATCTTTTAACTATTTCTGAAAAGGATATTGTCCAGGGATCTCATAAATTAACGTTTGTTCCGTTAGAATCCGCACAAATTCCACGAGCTATGGACGATTTGGATTTCGGCATTTTGAACGGAAATTTTGTCATCTCTTCCGGTCATAAATTATCCGAAGCGTTCGTATTAGAAGAAACACCTATGGAGCACCGCGTTGTAGCCGTTGTTCGGAGTCAAGATAAAGACAGCGAATGGGCAAAAGCTGTATATGAAGCATACCGTTCAAAAGAATTTAAAGAAATAATTAAAACAGATCCAAACTTTGAAGGTTACATCTTACCCGATTACATGAAATAA
- a CDS encoding metallophosphoesterase, protein MYMIILGIILLLVLFLALRAAYRNTFDVAIQKVEVNVDFPNDKELNILHLSDMHIENLSITPENLYDKIKDMKIDLIALTGDQLERERNIQPFMKYIEILKKIQAPYGIYVVFGNHDYLLRKSSLESFRKTLENHGCIVMQNENRTLHLGDTRLNIIGIDDFSTRRSNLVQSYRGVDQGVNLVLTHDPNVVLQMKDAPFDYLLSGHFHGGQIHWPKPYHLVKMGKLARMNIIKGLHYHNEKPFYISEGLGQTGINIRTGCRPEITLHTLKGKENKSVTRAS, encoded by the coding sequence ATGTATATGATTATTCTTGGCATTATTTTGCTTCTAGTATTATTCTTAGCCTTGAGGGCAGCATATCGTAATACGTTTGATGTCGCTATACAGAAAGTGGAAGTGAACGTTGATTTTCCTAATGATAAAGAGCTGAATATCTTACATCTTTCTGATATGCACATCGAGAACCTGTCGATTACTCCTGAAAATCTTTATGACAAGATAAAGGATATGAAAATCGACTTGATCGCTTTAACCGGAGATCAACTGGAGCGCGAAAGAAATATTCAACCGTTTATGAAATATATCGAGATACTAAAGAAAATACAGGCTCCTTATGGTATATATGTAGTTTTTGGCAATCATGATTATTTGCTTCGTAAAAGCAGCCTGGAATCTTTTCGTAAAACGTTAGAAAACCATGGCTGTATCGTGATGCAAAACGAGAATAGAACGCTGCATCTTGGAGATACAAGGCTTAATATTATCGGTATTGATGATTTCAGTACCCGGCGTAGCAATCTCGTCCAATCGTACAGAGGAGTGGATCAGGGAGTTAATTTGGTGTTGACTCATGATCCGAATGTAGTACTTCAGATGAAGGATGCTCCATTCGATTATTTGCTCTCCGGTCATTTTCACGGCGGACAAATCCATTGGCCAAAACCGTATCATTTGGTGAAAATGGGGAAACTGGCACGCATGAACATCATTAAAGGACTTCATTATCATAATGAAAAGCCATTTTATATTAGTGAAGGATTGGGCCAAACCGGGATTAACATTCGTACAGGATGTCGGCCTGAAATTACGCTCCATACATTAAAAGGAAAAGAAAATAAAAGCGTGACACGTGCCAGTTAG
- a CDS encoding YkoP family protein, producing MNILIKAWSLLDKVYFYCSRLEYVNQEAKNIFRVKLLTYRGRELFLTNGTSIRTNDTLLKIHLHNCLLIGETMNMNNDTKRALYVYKRVEESMPGLVDFIRNHPRKDDIKGIIGITLLHRGVSRLGFEVKDIENSHYRRAKQFYMKPLFLLFHLNKQHHRKKENMVPKFLVMSKEQLLGKYLQDA from the coding sequence TTGAATATCCTAATAAAAGCTTGGTCGCTGTTAGATAAAGTTTATTTTTACTGTTCCCGGCTGGAATATGTAAATCAGGAAGCAAAAAACATTTTTCGGGTAAAACTTCTCACGTATCGCGGAAGAGAACTGTTTCTTACAAATGGCACCTCTATTCGGACGAATGATACGCTGCTTAAAATCCATCTGCATAATTGTTTGCTGATTGGAGAAACAATGAATATGAACAATGATACGAAACGGGCTCTGTATGTGTATAAACGTGTCGAGGAGTCAATGCCAGGTCTTGTTGACTTCATCCGTAATCATCCGCGGAAAGATGATATTAAAGGCATCATCGGAATTACCCTGCTACATCGGGGTGTCAGCAGGCTAGGGTTTGAAGTAAAGGACATAGAGAATTCACATTATAGGCGAGCGAAACAATTTTACATGAAGCCATTATTTCTCCTGTTTCATTTAAACAAACAACATCATAGGAAAAAAGAGAACATGGTGCCAAAGTTTCTCGTTATGTCGAAAGAACAATTGTTGGGCAAGTATTTGCAGGATGCATAG
- a CDS encoding ABC transporter substrate-binding protein has translation MGQYSSFIYVFCIIFLLSGCSISREEQTAVHIGILVAGDTRLEKVEGMKKGLNDLGMDTRSVTFSIYNAKNDMVELKKQAERLIEQGPDIVVGTGVAEGLAIAETMEQRAKRPVVLIGITSPGVSDIQSAYQAKGIPVTGVENGYIELIAKRMELLQLLFPDREQFVVLHDPGVKASELALERVEETAARCGYSFEAVSIRSEADIKQLSQRHFTGHEAILTLPSHYIESQNRAIQQLSTQKRVPIMGLTETEVKKGYTASYGVSYENQGYQASRLVLRMVNEKSSKTVPFELPDTVSLKINIAAAENIDISFSRIGLSYGEDIFAGGE, from the coding sequence ATGGGGCAATATAGTAGTTTTATTTACGTTTTTTGCATCATATTCCTACTTTCGGGATGCTCAATTTCCCGCGAGGAGCAGACAGCTGTACACATCGGCATATTGGTAGCCGGAGATACGCGCTTGGAAAAGGTGGAGGGGATGAAAAAAGGGTTGAATGATTTAGGAATGGATACGCGGAGCGTAACGTTTAGCATATACAATGCGAAAAACGATATGGTCGAGCTGAAGAAGCAGGCGGAACGCCTTATAGAGCAAGGGCCTGATATCGTGGTAGGTACAGGAGTGGCTGAAGGGCTTGCCATCGCGGAGACGATGGAGCAGAGAGCCAAGCGTCCCGTCGTATTGATTGGCATTACTTCGCCTGGCGTTTCTGACATCCAATCTGCTTATCAAGCAAAAGGTATACCGGTTACAGGGGTGGAGAACGGCTATATTGAATTGATAGCAAAGCGAATGGAGCTATTGCAGCTCTTGTTTCCGGACAGGGAGCAGTTTGTTGTGCTGCATGACCCCGGCGTAAAAGCAAGTGAGCTGGCGCTAGAGCGTGTAGAAGAAACAGCAGCAAGATGCGGATATTCCTTCGAAGCTGTATCGATTCGCAGCGAGGCTGATATTAAACAGTTATCTCAGAGACATTTTACGGGACATGAGGCGATTCTTACGCTGCCAAGCCACTATATTGAATCCCAAAACCGAGCGATTCAGCAGCTATCCACTCAAAAACGGGTCCCGATAATGGGTCTGACTGAGACGGAAGTAAAAAAAGGGTATACGGCATCCTACGGCGTTTCATATGAAAATCAAGGGTATCAGGCATCGCGCTTAGTGTTGCGAATGGTAAATGAAAAGTCCAGCAAAACCGTTCCGTTTGAGTTGCCGGATACTGTGAGTTTAAAAATCAATATTGCTGCGGCTGAGAATATTGACATCTCCTTTTCGAGAATCGGGCTGAGCTACGGTGAAGATATTTTTGCTGGAGGGGAGTGA